From Podospora bellae-mahoneyi strain CBS 112042 chromosome 5, whole genome shotgun sequence:
ACCGAGACGGTTGGCGTGAGTGAAGAGGGCGGTCAGATACTTGACCGAGGAGTCGAACGTGAGGAAGTGGGCGGCGCCGGCAATGGGAAGGGCAAGAAACTCGTTAAGGGCAGTGTACCGGACGACTCGGGCGAGGCTGTCGAGGTGGAAGCCCTTGTTTTCTCTACGGCTAGCCATGTTGTTTTATCTAATAATAGTAATGATAATGATACGGAGTAATGCTGGCAGAATTCTCAAACTGTACAAAAGTTgtgtcaaggagaagaaaaaggtgaACTCGCCCACCGTGTCACAgtcacacacaccacacaccgCTACTGCTGACCGTCACCTGTGCCTTACGACCCCtccgctctcccctcctGCGCCCCTCATCCTATCGACCCCTCCGGGACAGGGGATGCCCCTGGTCGTTCCCCAACTGCCAGCAAAACATGCTCCCCGCACTCTTGGCGGTACCCAACCCCGCAAAGTGGGCCGAGGAAAACCCCCTGTGAACAAGCACATGAAGATGTCCAGATGGGGAATGGATGGAATACAGAGAGGCCTTGCCATGGGGAAATATCGTTGAGAGGCCGCCAGAACCCGATTTCATATTTCATTTTCTTGTACCACCAGAATCAGCTGTTACGCTACCCTTTGTTATGCTTTTCTGGTAGAACCATATTTTCATAATGGTAAGTGagcctcaacaccatcaaatTTTCTCACGATGTCAAtaaaccccccttttccgtTGCTGACATAATTCCTCTGCAGGCGCCCGCATCATCCAaacccctcaccctctcctttCTAGGGAAactttcccttctcttcaaacttctcgtcgtcggtatgttttccccttttttttaaaaaaaaacaccttTCTTCCCACTCTAACACCCTCCGagctcctccaaccctcctaatcaacaacctccgctgccacctcctcgccctcctccgcgGCGCGTCCCTCAAATACTACACCCTCTGCGCCTTCAACAAATTCGGCCTCCGccacctcacccccctccaactccagTTTATGAGACCCCCCACCGTCGCCTATTACAAATCATGGGTTAGAAAGCAGtccatcgccgccatcaagcggctctccacctccaatgACACCCCCAAGCCAGAGGACCTAGTGTTATCCGAGCTCAAAGTCGACATTGAATCCCTTCACGACGGGCAATCCTCGCTCCTCTGGCTAGGCCACCGCACCAAAGCCAAAAAGGTcgtccttttcttccacgGAGGGGGCTACGCCATCCCCATGTTACCAGGCCACATCAACTGGTGTCACCGCGCTtacctcctcgcctcccccgGCGACGTCGCCGTGGCGATACTGCAGTACACCCTTGTCCCTCATGGTAAATATCCGACGCAGCTGAAGCAAGCCGCGGCTGGGTTGGATCATATCCTCAAAGCAGGGGTCAAGCCAGAAAATATCATCTTCGGTGGTGACTCCGCTGGTGGAAACCTGACTTGCTcactcctctcccacctgcTGCACCCCCACCCAGATGCGGTGGCCGTCTCCCTTTCTCGACCTATCGCCGGCGCGTTTTTGGTGTCGCCTTGGGTGTCGACTAGGACCGACACGGCTAGTTATAAAAAGAACAACGGGATTGACATGCTGTCTACCCCCACCGTTGACTCCGCCTGTGGGCATTTGCTACCCGAAAACTTGACAGACGAAGACAGGGCGTGGGTTATGCCTGTTGATCTACCGcgggagaggcaggaggcGTGGTTCAAGGGGTTGGACAAGGTTGTTTCGGAGGTGTACATCACGGCAGGGGAACAGGAGGTTTTCTTGGATCAAAGCGTGCAGTTGGCGGATGTGTTCAAGAAGGTGAACAACAAACTGGATGTCAAGGTTGAGCTGATGAAGAGTGAGGCGCATGATTGGATtctgctggagggggagaatcAGCATGATGGGGATGCGACCAAGAGAATGAGGAGTTGGGTTAGGGGGCTGTGGGGGTTTAAATAGGTGTGATAGAGGCGAGAAGACTTGGTGTTGCTATAGGAGGCTGTAATGTTTACTATTTATTGTCTGTATGAACACAGTTCCGCGAACATCTACAACTGAAAGTTATCTGTCCCTAACCCACCTGTAAAGAAGTCTAAAGGCTGGTCCCAATTGAAGAGCGAGGTCACGTTCAGCATGCTCAGGTCCGCATTACTGGGAACTTCCCATTGGAGACCGTTTCCAAAATCCAGAGAAGTATGATGTGCTTGGGCTGAGTTGAAGCCATCCTCCCTGGGCAACACGA
This genomic window contains:
- a CDS encoding hypothetical protein (COG:I; EggNog:ENOG503P25V; MEROPS:MER0036370); translation: MAPASSKPLTLSFLGKLSLLFKLLVVAPPTLLINNLRCHLLALLRGASLKYYTLCAFNKFGLRHLTPLQLQFMRPPTVAYYKSWVRKQSIAAIKRLSTSNDTPKPEDLVLSELKVDIESLHDGQSSLLWLGHRTKAKKVVLFFHGGGYAIPMLPGHINWCHRAYLLASPGDVAVAILQYTLVPHGKYPTQLKQAAAGLDHILKAGVKPENIIFGGDSAGGNLTCSLLSHLLHPHPDAVAVSLSRPIAGAFLVSPWVSTRTDTASYKKNNGIDMLSTPTVDSACGHLLPENLTDEDRAWVMPVDLPRERQEAWFKGLDKVVSEVYITAGEQEVFLDQSVQLADVFKKVNNKLDVKVELMKSEAHDWILLEGENQHDGDATKRMRSWVRGLWGFK